Part of the Apostichopus japonicus isolate 1M-3 chromosome 18, ASM3797524v1, whole genome shotgun sequence genome, TGTATGTATCATTCACAAACTCCACCcacaccaccccccctccccccaccataATACCGTTGGCCGAAAATACTGAAATCGCCAAAATTATTTGCATCTGTCTTTGGAAGCATTTCAATTCTAAGACTCATTTCCTTGGCTAGTATGTAGACTGATAATGCATCAGAAGACAATGGAACACCATTAATTAACAATGACAAGCATTTCTCACAAAATTAAACTTGTTTTGTACGATTTGGAAGCACACGGATTGCTTAAACTTGAAATGTTGAACAGTTGGAATGTCTTCACAGCTCTTCGGTTACTTGGGTCATGGGTCTTTCATCTTCGTCATCCGATTCATTTTGTAAAAGTcctagaaagaaagaaacaaagtcCAGTTAACTTTATCACAAGCCATTGGTTAgaaactcccactccatttgaAAGTGAGAGTAGTCAAGGTGGCTAGCGGGGTAACGATTAActtggcggggagggggggggaagtcTTCAATAGGGTCACAAAGCGAAAAAACATTTTACTGGGACAGGTTGGTTTTTTTCTTACGTATCCCACTTTAGTTGAATAAATCTGGTGTTAGCCAATTATTTACCTCATCAACATTACAGGAAGTCCATCAATGATCTTCATACGCTTTCCATCTTCCCGGAGAAAGTCAACTTACGTCGGTTAACATCAAAGAGAATATGCCCAAGTTTAAGCTaagagcaatttttttttgggggggggggggggtctcaggGCTCATAAGGCTTCTGGACGTTCAGGCGTTTGAAGCTCTCAAAGCCTTGGTGTTTATGTCACTGGTAAAGGCCTATGTGACTACGGGTAAACAGATAAACTACAGGTAAAACAACTCGTTGCGATGAAAACTCCCAAAATTGTTTCCGACGAGTTGTCCTGTTGTTTTCACTTGAAAAATGTAGTGATGGCCAGAGGGTCTGGCCCTGGGCACAATTACATCACcagccccacccctccccctttttgcactcttccaaatattttttaatCCCATGTTTACCCAggtcacccccacccccatgatTTCCCAGGCATACAGatgacacacatatatatacagtgtatgCAGCAAGCCTATTGCAGTTACTGTTAATTTGCAACCATGACAGAAAACCACGGCACCTGCAGAAATGTTTCGCCAACTTCTCTAATTTGGCAGAACATTTAAAGGACAAGTTACTAAGAAATTATGAATGTGAAAAGTTGTTTTTTATATTCAAAACATCACTGATTTATGGTCCACAATGGGTGATCTTTCACTGGAGTTTTGATTCTTAACTCAATTCATCCTCCACTTCTAATGCAAAAGCGTGGAAGATGTGCAATGAAGGGTCGACTAAAAGGAAACACTGAAGGACTACAGTATAATTCTGCCAGTGTCTAGGATTCTTTAATCCATGGCACCAGTTGCTTATAGAGCTATATACAGTGCTTTGGTACCCGGGAACAGTGATGTCACCGAGCCTCTGTATCAATTCTTCAACCTCCCttaagtactgtatattatgaaaatgaaacttcactattttctttatttcatatatatactcccaatccccccccccttaatttGATCTTGGGTCCAGGGCTATAGCACCCTgagcaccccctcccccccacactCCCCCTATCAGGCCAGTATCGTGGTCTTActaacaaatgaaataaaagaagagaTAACCAATATATTGATTTTAAGTACATATTGATCTGATTGCACCTTTACACCAATATCTGTTTACAAATAATTCAGATCCCCCTTtcagaaaaggaaagaaatctAAGGAAAATGGATATAAACAAGCCCATAAAATAATCATTGAATAATCGTTGTAGATTTAAGAACCATTAACCCCTCaagaacaagaaagaaaagaaaaaaatatccattttgaaaataagtaaataaaatataattgataTCATATGCTGGATATAAGTATTTAAAGATGATATCTATCAATGGTGGTCATAGCATATATATCCAGGTATAAAATGATCAGTGATTTGAAAATGTACAGACGGTTAAACTGATTAAATGTGCTTTCTAATTGAAGACAGAAAATTGAAAAGTAGTCATTCATCACCAGTGTCAATGATAAGATGCTATTTGTATATAATctccataaaaaaaattcattgtAGATGAAAAGATGACACAGTCAAACTTGGAAGTTTTCATTAGTCCGCTGATTGTCCTGTGaaccccatccccctcctccacccccaccctccagcCCCCACCCACGATCCCCTCATCATTGGTTCAATAAATCTTTCCCCAATTCTACTTAAACAATATAACTTTGAGTCAAACTAAAACACAAATGCAACACCTTTGAGTTTTCCCTTTCATTTCCAACTGCCACATAAGTGGGCATTATCATGTTGTAAATGTTCTCTTtagaattatttttttgttgaaaaattcaGAAATTCATTAAGAGAAAATGAGTTCCATGATGTGTGGAAAAAAGACCATCACTTTGCAAGTTTTCATGTTAGATGTCATTTTGCAGGGCTTGAGGTGTTTCTTAGCCAAATTGGCTAATTAGTTACCATCAAACAATCTCTTTGTCTTAAGataacaatttatttacaataatttgcataaaatgatTTTGTTGGTCCATTTCTCCACGAATCAAGGATGATGCAGGTTGGATGGATTCCATTGTTTTAGCAGATGTGCATGGATAGGAGATGAGtgcatataatatatttttgattAATCTAAGCTTTGAATACAATTGatggtaaaaaacaaaaacaaatggtgTTACAAGAAAagctaaaaagaaaaatcaacaatTGAGTCTACTGGTTTCCAAAGTagcaaaatatttacatgaaatGCCACACAAGCCTTTCCTTTCTATTTTTCTACACTATTTCACATTTATTGACGATTGTCCATAACTACTGTATCTCAGACCAATTCTAACCATAGTACAACATAATAAGTTTTCAAAtgattttatgaaaataaattcaagtttgtttatttcttaaaaCAAGCGAGGTTTAATCCATAACAGTTTCTAGCTGTTGTTCCATGGAAATGTCACAAAAGTAATTGAAAATGGACGATACTCTCGGGGGCCTCTAAACGTTTTTTTGGTAAACAGCATGGGACATAATACTCAGACAGGTCTAGAAATGACAGAGAAGGAATGAGTAACAATCACAATTTCACGTAGGATTATAGGAACTTGACAAAGTTTCTAACTAAAAGACATAAAAGGGATTGCATACACGTCTAGGGGTGAATGTTTCTATTCATGAAGCCCAGTTGGGACACTTTatttaatgctaataccactctatactttcctttcatatcatgcttccaagcacttgtactgtcagtatgcACAGTTCCTAACCCTCATTCAAATagacaacattttcaaactgtCACTACACAGTggtttgaagcatgacatgaaaACTGGCCAAATCAACAACGATTGTCGGGCCCAGGTTGGGCAATTCTTTGGGCAAcagatgaatattcatcatgaGTTATTGTAAAAAagggtgtggtggggggggagggttacTTACAGTAGGTTGGGGTGGTATATGAGATCGACAAGCAGTACAATTGGTGACAAATTCTATTTGCTGACATTagcattaacaaattttctCTCTTTGTGATGTAAGATGTTTGCTATATAACTGTGTTAACTTTTACTTTCAAGAATCAAATATTGACTTTAATCACATGCTATTTTGTTCTCCTTTTCTACATGGCTATTGATACAGTCCATAAGTTTCATGGATTAAAAACTCCTCCTGTTAAATCCAGGTCAATAAATCAATGGTGCAAACTGGAGGGAACAGCAATACAAAAATCAAAAGAAGCAATACAAGTATATACCAATTATAAACCATTCATGGAAATGCGGCCAAAAGGCACTTTCATAGTAAGCAAGCAGGCAAGCAATTCACAGGCCTAGCTCTGTTAACTGTGTCAATCTGCAATGGGGATTTGTGAAATCTCAAAGGCTGTGCCATTACAAACCTTATCCTACTCTTAAGTGTCCAAAATAAggccaaattttttttttttggtttttgggggggggggcttgagaTGAATTTTGTGTCATTTTTGGCAACTTTGTTGTTTTGAAGGTCATTGATATTGCTAGAAAGGCTCATTTGCTTATATACCACATACTGTAGTTAAACTAGCATGTTTTCCAAGCAGCTTTTAGTTTGACCAGCTTAGTAGATCTTCCAATTTACTTATGAACTTTAATGTCATTTTTTCTccattcttttcttcttctgttatTTATAACAAGTTGAAGATTACAAGTTaagcattttatttaaaaataagaagaagaaaaaaacaactcaCGCTTGTTCAAAACACAATATCTGTTGAACTAAAATTATAACATTAAATCAGACAAATTTTTtcgcttattattattattactactacatGAAAAGGAAATTACCGTCGGCTTATAGCCTTGATTTCTCAATGAGAATATTAGCCTTACTGCTAAGTGGTTTTCCAGATTAGCACCATGTTCTTATGACTACTCAACTGGTAACATACATCAGTGTTACAGATTATTTTACACCAGTTCAAAATTTCTTATATAAATTCACACGTTATTTGCCACCTTGCTCAATTAACTAATTACTTAATTAGTTCCAAACTTAACTCCCTACAGAGTCTACACCTTTGTGTTTACCATAGTTGACATAAAGGACAATTATTCCACACAAGTGAAAACCTGACATATCCTTCTATAAGCTGACCCAACCTATCTACACGACCACTGTCCGTGAATGATAAAATGTTAATATATGTTCATAGTGTAACATGATACTTGTGGCATGTGTGCAAAAATAAAGGCACAGTGAACATTTAACAGAACATGATCAAAACAAacgaataaaacaaaacaaaaacaaaaacagaatgatAAGAATAACAAGCTCTTACAAATAAGGTTACACATGCATGGAGCTCTAGTAATAGACAAGCGTTGGATAAGACGGATGCAAGCACATgcagtgggggtggggtggggggtgggggagggaggcaTCCCAGGTTACGGGTAGCTTGTTTAGTCCTCCTCCAAGTGGTGGTATTGGCCGTCATCATCACGCTTCAGGCCTAAAACGGATGGAggaagttaaaagaaaaaagaaaataaataaataaacagaacaCCAATAGTTTAGATCAAGTCACCAAAACCCCCAGGGAGAATGCATGCTTGGTAGCCAAGAAATCATTGGTTTACTAACTAATCGAGAATCTGCTATTCTACATCCCCAGGGAGGGGGTTGACAGATAAAGACCACGATGAAATTCATCCGAGAAACTTTCATACCATTTCACAAGTTTTGAGTCCCCACCACCTGAAAATGACAAACTTTTAGTCTTTTACCACCAAAAATTCCTAAATCCATTTTCCTTCAATAGTTGAGCAACTGCTATTAAACGCCTCCTTATGTGTGGCCCCTACTGTATGCCCGCTCATTATTGCCCCTGCTGTTTGCATTGTCACGTGTGCCCATTATGTAATGCCTTCTCGTGTGTGCCACCCACTCATGTGCGCTTGGTTTATCCATGTCCACATTCTGCTCAGGATGAGACAGACGACTTCACAGTCGTTGCAACATGTTAATAAAACTGTTAGGAACTGAGAATGCCGGAACAAGAAAACTATCCTCACTGATGTATAAATTCTTTGTTTAGACTGATAAAAATGGGGTTAAGTAAAGCGGGGTTAATTAATTgccaaacaaaacaacacaaatagaacaaaaatatgatGCTCATATTATTAAAAGTCATCACAAAGTATGAAGTGAGTGGTTAATTGAGAGATTAGACCAGTCCCGGGCATAAATAATATTATCTTGTGTGTCATCTTTATCATTCCGTGTCATTTGCCCTATCACCGACAATCACAAGCTTTTTTGAGATAACATCTACTCTAGTTCTACAAAGGGCACTGGTGATGCTCGCAGAGGAAATTAACAAGCAATGGTTGATCGTTTGGGGCAATAGTTTATGGGAACTTAAAATCTGCCATCAACATTTTAGATTGATATAGTGGTGTGACCAACTGAATAGCAAGGGGGACATAGGATAGGCCGATAGGGGTGGCATGTTGGGGTAGGAAATTGTCCCTTAAGGAAAAGGCTATTTGGAAGTAATTGTATTTTGTCGGGCAGGATCTATTGGAGCCCTGGTAAGGATGGTGGAGTCGGGTGGGGAGCATTACCCCCTGTGCTACATGGGAACAGGAGTCTGTACTGATTAAAAAGTGAATGTTTCATTTCTCAGGGGTTAAACTTCATACTCCTctgattttgaaatatataatagggaataatttgtgttttcaaattttacgtaGCAGTTCTGAAGGCTATGATTAATATACTATGGTTGcctctgtaaaaaaaaacactgctaTACAATTTGACTATCTTGCGTAGCCTTTTGCAATGGGACACTGGATAAAATTATTCTCTGTATAGCTTTGTGgttaaattttttattaaattgagcaatttgcaacattttaaattattaagcAAGTGCTGTACAATGGTAAACTGCTTGCTTTGAGTTTTGGAGAAAGATAAGCCAGAGATGAAATCAAAGAATATATTATCGTTGCGGTTAGAGGTTTTTAAATATCAGTGTTATCATTGTACAGTGTACTGGAGTGCTTGCTGCAAGCTTGTACATGGTATGCCAGCTACAAAGCCCAACCACAATACCTTGTATAAACACTCAGCTTTCAAAGTTCCTCCAAACTTTCGCTGGAGTTTAAGCCTGAAAAGAATGAATCCCTGAGCCAATGAAATCCTTGAAACATtcaacatattttaatgttaatttaGGCGTTTCTACTTGACTTTGCTCTTCCCATCTATGGTTACTGTACTCTCATAGAACGTCGGAATGTGTTATACTTTTGATTAAATTTCAAAAGACAAGACTGTTTTACGGAAGCTAAATGCGCTGATGGTTGCTCCATTTTCTGGTATTATAGAGGTCAACAAACATGGATACCATATAACAAAGGCATTATACCTAAGCTCTGTATTAGGATGGAGATAATGGAAATATTTTCTCACTGACTTGAACTTATTGGAAAACTTGCGTGTATCTGGATATGTTCCTCCTACGGATCAGTCCCCAGTCGATACCAGAAAGATATCAAACCTTGTGTTTGATAGTGTGGCATCTTAGCAATGTTCTGTAGTTAACTGTACAACTACCTCTATAGTAAACCTTTGTAAATAGCATGCAGCATGCATACATGTGGTTTTAAAAGTCAGGCCGTGCTATGAAAGAGTGTCGACGAACAAAGGGGATATTTTGTTAACAGAGGGTGTTGTGTACATGGGATGGGTAGACATGCCTACTGAACATATAATAGAGGGTGACAACATTAGTAGGCCTTGTTAAGTACTATTATGGAATATATTCATCACATAAAACCCAATGGAAGGATTCAGACCGCCCAGAAGTGTACTTTAAAATGTCCGTATTAGATCTACAGTATTATAAAATCTTAAGAAAACAACTACAGTAGTTGGATTGTACAACGCACAGAATAAAACGTTGATATTCTGTATCAATCGTAAAGAGGATTTCAAGCAGGAAAGTCAAACTGCTCCGGAACTCAGGAAGCTGTCTGCCCAATGCCATGTTAAAAGCTCAGCAAGCACAGGGCACGTATGGTATCGTCGATTCCGCCACAAAGGGTGAACGAAACGTTTTACTACGACGCACAGAATCGTGGAACAAGGTTTTCATGGGAACTAGTAAATTTCATTAATTCTGCTCAAAGTAATGTTGTCATCTTCTTATGTACCCCAATACAAGGACACTATGACTTCAAAAGCAGTTAATGGAATTTATAGCATACACCTTGAAAACATTTTGGTACAGTAATGATTGATGTCAACGATAGTCCAAATGACAGTCAAAGATGCAAGTCTTTcaggaaatttttttttagtttttgatCAGTCCTTACAGAGATTAGCATACAGTGTTTTATTAGACAAAGGAACCTCTAAAGACAATCAAAGCAGATTTTCAAGTTTGCTTCCCACTTTTCAATCTACAGCCACCCTCTTGTACTTGTGTCTTCATTTGACATTCACCATCACCAGCAGCTTGAGTACCTTTTACGATTGTCCCAAAGCCTCTTCTAGGTCATTTGCTTGCCTTTTTTGTATTTGATTTGGAAAAATTCCATCACTGAAATTTATATCGTCACTTTTGATACTTATATTTTTGGTTACTGCATGTCTTTGTTGTACGATTCTTACAGGTGACCATATCTGTGAACACTCCTACAACTGAAACTTATACTTAGGTCAAAGGGCAATCAGTATGTAGTGCAGTAGCTTTAACCAATCTGACCAATTATCGGTAAAGATCGGTTTCAGTTTGAAGTGACGAGAAGCGGTCCAGGCCTCTACTGACAGCAGTGCAAGAACAGTACGTATTACAAACAGAAGTTGAAAAGTGCCTTCACAATCTACTGTACTTTGGGTGGTGCAAAATGTTCCCTTCAAAGCTACAGAACGTTTTGGCAAATTTTTTACTTCTGAGCTTTAAACGTAAGATGTCGTTTGCTGTCAATGAGACAAAAGAAAAGGCTATTTCAGTGCAGTTCACATCCTTTCCGTGTTCCATGGGAATCGTGTGAATGGATGTACGTAATTTAATTGTATATTGATATGGTGATGAACTACCACTGACCTCAGACGGTGAGTTGTATATTACTGTACGAGAGTTTCCTTGTTGGACCTTGGACAACGTCAACAAATGACTGTCCAAGGGTCAAAGTTGGAAGACAAATATATAGTGGGAGATGTGCCCGAGTGCTGTTGGTGTATATCAACTGTTTGTCCCCTTCCTCGGACAAGTTCAACAATACTTTTGGTTGTACCAGGGGAGACGCAGGCATGTCAGCGTCGATGGAAGATCTCAAAACGTTCAGCCCCGACATTCCCAAGATAAAATTACTTGTGTTAGTACACACTATGGACTGAGACAAATAGGGGTTATCAATTTGCAACCGACGAGGAAATGAGGAAAGTTAAAACCGTGTCGGGTACTCACCATATTTTCGTCTGATTTCATCGTTCTTTGCTTGCCGTTCAGCTTTCCTGTAAGAATGAgagtaagaaaaaaatgttatgccAGGGTTAGAATAGAATGAAACGTTACGTTAACACAATTCCTTTCTCTGCTTTAGGCGTGTGCTCGTTGCTGTGCTCAGTGGGACTCtttgtattaataataattaataatcagGCACTGGCAGTTATATTTACGACGCATAGGTGACGCATAAGTGACGCATAGGCGACGCATAGGCATTTACGACGCATAGGCGACCACAAATgagggagaaacccgcaaggatTTCTGGATGCTTGCTCACTGTAAAGAGTTGTGGCCCGTGGATTGTATAAAAAATTTCCCACCAGCCTGGCCCACAAGATCCATTGAGTACCCACTCCAGCAGATAATGTACAGAAGGTATTTTTAGCAGACGACTCCAGCAAAGACAAGTCCACTTAATCCTGATTTAAATTAAATAGATTTGATCGGGAAGGCCCCACATCATGGGTGACAGATATCTGTCCCTATAGTTTTATCTACAACACCTCTTTGATGCCACCAATTACTTGCCTCTGGTCTTGTTTCATTTGCCTCTCAGActtcttcctctcctctttGGCATCATCCTTGGCCCATCTAGAAATTGATgaggaaggggggaggggaacagAGAAAAGAAATACCTCTAAATTAATAAGGATCAGACAGTAACATAAACTTTAGACAATCACTTTTGCCTCGAAATAGAGCTAAATTCTATAAAATATGTTAGTAAAGTACACAAATAATCGTTCGGTGATAAGAATTATTTTCTTGAGTCATTCACTCAAAACTTGACGATGTCGATCTCCAAATGACTCACGTACTGTGACTGGAAAACCCTGCCACACGACGAGCAGGTTTATGTGTGTATTTTTATCTGTGCAGCTTTGtgtgttactgtatatattcaacactactgtacatgtcaaaCATGACACCCACCACTAGATTCATCTATCAAATAACAAAAGTAATTAAATTTCCTGTTTTAATGTGAATAGGAGACTAGTGTGCCGTTTCCGCAATGTAAAGCAGACACTTTTCAGTGACTGTCGGCAATGCGACAACAGTCATGGAATAGTTTATTATATGGTTTTAGCATGTCAGTTGCTTTGCAGTTCTGCCCATTTCCCACACAATTGCAAGGACGATTGTTCTTTTGTGGGTACACCAAAGACAgtcctcttttctttttctttttggatCATCATTCTATGACCGACAAATTTCAAGTCTCAAAAATGTACAACAACTGCAAAGACCAAATTATTCCAAGATTTTCCGGTCAATTTTGCACATTAGCATAAAtctaaaattgatttaaattgaTTGAGCAGTTCTCGCTCCTTATTACAGACATCTTTGGGAAGCTGAACATATTGTAACTGTTGACTATTTGTGTTCCTTCTTGGACAAAAGGAGATATTTTGAAAGACCTGTTACGGAAACCTTCCCAAAGGATTAAACAGCTGAGAGAATCGTGTAAGAGGTGCAAATATCGTCGTTAACAGAGAGCGTCAACTGTACTTGAAATAATCTACGTTAATACCGCAATAAAGCTGTCCTGTAAACACTTTATGTTTTGGCTACTTCTGATACTGCCCTTGTATCCATTAATCATTAGCAAAATGTGTGAAAAGTGGAACCCTTTCAAGAACATGTTGTCAAAGCTTTGTCATTTATTAAGTAACCCATTCATATCACCAACGGCGCTGAGGATATTAATTCCGACACATTACATCCTGTCATTTATGATAACTACATGCAGCAAATACAGTAgcttcataaaaaataaaaataaattaatacataTCCTTCTTGCAGCTCAggttaataaaaattaaacagaaaaGCATACATGACAAGtcaaaagagaaaattatttaaatgcCGGCCAGCAAAATTGATGCTTTCAAACCATGAGTCTACAGTGTGGGACTATGGGTGCACCATACAGTAGTGCAGTCTAGGGCAACAACATAACTAACAGAACAGCAAGTAGCCTTGTTGTATACCTTATTAGCATTAAAGTCACAAAGTTATGTATCATAGTTGACATCTCACAGAAATCATTCCTTTATTTATTCTGCTAGATAAGGGTCAAGAGTGTACTGCAACCTGCTCATAGCAAACTGACCTTAGCCCAGCTAATATCAACAGTACAATCATGTGCAAGTCACAGAATTTTGTTTGTGTTAAgtgacaaatatatttattatctactGTAGCTAATTAATCCTTTTGGAGCTTCACAAAATATTCTCAAAATGTCCACATAAAATTCTACCAAACCATGGATTATGTGGTTATGCAACAAGAGACCCTAAAGGGGGCATATAAATGAGGGATGAACATTTCATACTtgtccccccccaccccctagcCCTCCATGGCCAAGGGGTACAACTTACTTTCTCCTCTGCCTCCCACTGGGTCCTCGACAGTAGCAGCAGTATAGTACACAGCAAGAACAGCTCAGCAGAAGAGCACCAGCGATGGTTCCCATGGCAATGAGTAAGGCTTTGTAATTCACTGAGAGAAGTTCAAAATCAAAACAATGCTTACTACAAGTTCAGATCGTTCCATATTCATTTTCCTAGTAAAGAAAGCCTTGACTTGAGAGGACTGTGATCATTGAAATCCAGAAACAATGAACTTTTATaccataacattttatataatgTATTGCAGTCATGACATCAATGTTTTTAAAGTAAGAGAAAGTCTTATTTAGGCTGGTTATTGCAAATGATATCTGGAGGCAGAGGCTCATATGATATGGATATATTTTTCCCGCAGATATTGAAATATCACAACACCACCAATACAGACtgaatattgggggggggggacatttccTAAGACTTTGTTTGTAGGCTGTCTGCTGTACACCATCCTTATGAAAACACAGGTATGACCATCCAACATCACActacaatttttcatttttatattttttggaattttattttttgggaaTCACCTTGTTAACGAACCGTGTAACTATGCAGTCATATTTCAGTATTTTACTATGTCAAAAGACCTTTATCTTTCAGGTAATTTGGAACGTGCAATCGATTAGTGTTTTACAGTAATTCGGGTGAACTCGATGCTACGGTAATTATTCTGTACATATGTTACTACACTCACCCACACATGTCCCCCATCTCGATTGGCTAAGGTCGCAATCCTCGGCTCTAGGGATGATGTGTTTTTTGGGATAGTCCATACATTTGTTATCAGTGTAACAGAATATACACTAGTGAACAAAGATAGAAAGAGGAATGCAACTGACAGTATGCAGATGTACATGTTGTCAACTTTAATTTCTtggcat contains:
- the LOC139958358 gene encoding pituitary tumor-transforming gene 1 protein-interacting protein-like isoform X2, whose translation is MNAYLCSVALLGGFLLILTNGAPSTTTGTPTPMLKSCVDYTTCDECVGNVSCIFCYTDNKCMDYPKKHIIPRAEDCDLSQSRWGTCVVNYKALLIAMGTIAGALLLSCSCCVLYCCYCRGPSGRQRRKWAKDDAKEERKKSERQMKQDQRKAERQAKNDEIRRKYGLKRDDDGQYHHLEED
- the LOC139958358 gene encoding pituitary tumor-transforming gene 1 protein-interacting protein-like isoform X1; the encoded protein is MNAYLCSVALLGGFLLILTNGAPSTTTGTPTPMLKSCVDYTTCDECVGNVSCIFCYTDNKCMDYPKKHIIPRAEDCDLSQSRWGTCVVNYKALLIAMGTIAGALLLSCSCCVLYCCYCRGPSGRQRRKWAKDDAKEERKKSERQMKQDQRKAERQAKNDEIRRKYGLLQNESDDEDERPMTQVTEEL
- the LOC139958358 gene encoding pituitary tumor-transforming gene 1 protein-interacting protein-like isoform X3; amino-acid sequence: MNAYLCSVALLGGFLLILTNGAPSTTTGTPTPMLKSCVDYTTCDECVGNVSCIFCYTDNKCMDYPKKHIIPRAEDCDLSQSRWGTCVVNYKALLIAMGTIAGALLLSCSCCVLYCCYCRGPSGRQRRKWAKDDAKEERKKSERQMKQDQRKAERQAKNDEIRRKYGLNSSESLEEL